One genomic window of Cellulophaga sp. Hel_I_12 includes the following:
- a CDS encoding alpha-amylase family glycosyl hydrolase, which translates to MKIKIVLILILSLVACKQETKEESKMNKTIPKKKKEVVYQVFTRLFGNTNTTNKAWGTIEENGVGKFSDFTPKALQEIKSLGVTYIWYTGIPHHDVIRDYTAFGISNDDPDIVKGRAGSPYAVKDYYNVNPDLADNPQDRLAEFKNLIKRTHDAGMNVLIDIVPNHVARNYEGKSTPEGLAPFGVSDDPSVAYKRDNNFYYVPNSEFKVPEWRDGYQPLGGTSPSLVDGKYKEIPARWTGNGSRLAQPDANDWYETVKINYGVKPDGSYDFDTLPVNFDTKDYKEHYTFWRDKDVPSSWKKFKDIALYWLAMGVDGFRFDMAEMVPVEFWSYMNSSIKMKNPEAFLLAEVYNPALYREYIHKGKMDYLYDKVELYDSIKHIMAGHGWTDHIETVQRGLKDIEHHMLHFLENHDEQRIASPEFAGDPKKAMPAMVISATISTSPTMIYFGQELGEPGAEKAGFGSPSRTSIFDYIGVPTLQRWVNHKKFDGGQSTNEEKALRDFYKRLLNFTIQSEALMGDYQEIHYYNKEHTATYDHRVFSYVRWSENEKLIILSNFDSEKDYTLEVKVPQEITSKWQLEQGTYTLEDQLYEAIKVQMKLDENGVGHFSISLAPLQSLIFKLK; encoded by the coding sequence ATGAAAATAAAAATCGTACTTATTCTAATACTAAGCTTAGTTGCTTGTAAACAAGAGACTAAAGAGGAATCGAAAATGAATAAAACCATACCCAAAAAGAAGAAAGAAGTTGTTTATCAGGTATTTACAAGACTTTTCGGAAATACAAATACCACGAATAAAGCTTGGGGCACCATAGAAGAAAATGGTGTGGGTAAATTTTCTGATTTTACCCCAAAGGCACTTCAAGAAATTAAAAGTTTAGGAGTTACCTATATTTGGTATACTGGAATTCCACATCATGATGTAATTCGAGATTATACCGCCTTCGGAATTTCAAATGACGATCCGGATATTGTCAAAGGCAGAGCAGGATCACCTTATGCGGTAAAAGATTATTATAACGTAAATCCTGATTTGGCGGATAATCCTCAAGATCGGTTAGCAGAGTTCAAAAATTTAATAAAGAGAACTCACGATGCCGGAATGAATGTCCTTATCGATATTGTTCCCAATCATGTAGCCAGAAATTATGAAGGAAAATCAACTCCCGAAGGCTTAGCACCTTTCGGGGTATCAGACGATCCCAGTGTAGCTTACAAACGTGATAATAATTTTTATTACGTACCGAATAGTGAATTTAAAGTGCCTGAATGGCGTGACGGGTATCAGCCTTTAGGTGGAACTTCTCCCAGTTTGGTGGATGGAAAATATAAAGAAATTCCTGCGCGATGGACGGGTAATGGTTCCCGATTGGCACAACCTGATGCCAATGATTGGTATGAAACCGTGAAAATTAATTATGGTGTAAAACCAGATGGGTCTTACGATTTTGACACCCTACCCGTAAATTTTGACACCAAAGATTATAAGGAGCATTACACTTTTTGGCGAGATAAAGATGTACCTAGTTCTTGGAAAAAGTTTAAAGATATTGCCTTGTATTGGTTAGCAATGGGTGTGGATGGTTTTCGTTTTGATATGGCAGAAATGGTACCTGTAGAGTTTTGGAGTTATATGAATTCTAGCATTAAAATGAAAAATCCAGAAGCCTTTTTATTGGCGGAAGTGTATAATCCGGCCTTATATCGAGAGTATATCCACAAAGGGAAAATGGACTATTTATATGATAAAGTAGAATTGTATGATAGTATAAAACATATCATGGCGGGTCACGGTTGGACAGATCATATTGAAACCGTGCAACGTGGCCTGAAAGATATTGAGCATCACATGCTTCATTTTTTAGAAAACCACGACGAACAACGTATTGCAAGTCCTGAGTTTGCTGGAGACCCTAAAAAAGCGATGCCAGCGATGGTTATTTCTGCTACAATCAGCACCTCGCCAACCATGATTTATTTCGGACAAGAATTAGGGGAGCCTGGCGCTGAAAAAGCAGGATTTGGAAGTCCTAGTAGAACATCTATTTTTGATTATATAGGGGTGCCCACTTTACAACGATGGGTAAATCATAAAAAATTTGATGGCGGACAATCCACCAATGAAGAAAAAGCGCTACGCGATTTTTATAAGCGCTTATTAAATTTTACCATTCAGAGTGAAGCCCTAATGGGCGATTACCAAGAAATTCATTATTACAATAAAGAACATACAGCAACCTACGATCATCGCGTTTTTTCCTATGTAAGATGGTCAGAGAATGAAAAATTGATCATCTTGAGTAATTTTGACAGTGAAAAAGACTATACCTTAGAGGTTAAAGTTCCTCAGGAAATTACTTCAAAATGGCAATTAGAACAAGGTACATATACTTTAGAAGACCAATTATACGAGGCGATTAAAGTACAAATGAAGCTCGATGAAAATGGCGTAGGGCATTTTTCAATTTCATTAGCGCCTTTGCAGTCGTTAATTTTTAAATTGAAATAG
- a CDS encoding glycoside hydrolase family 65 protein, translating to MNQEYIKATEWSIIEEDFNKELVKSSESLFSMGNGAMGQRANFEEAYTGETFQGSYIAGVYYPDKTRVGWWKNGYPEYFAKVLNAPNWIGIHVVINGEVLDLNTCISVSKYKRELNMKEGWYQRSFIAVLPNAVKIAVKATRFLSLDVNEVGAIQYEIKAVESDIEIIFEPYLDSGITNEDSNWDDKFWNTTAITSDEAQAFIEAHTMKTNFATCTFMQSQLFLNQKQILQKPKVSKTDFKVKHAYTQKLKKGETAALHKFGGYTVDRNHKPSDLITAAKKVLKKASELNFEGLLEKQKEAWAQIWEMSDITIEGDIKAQQGIRFNIFQLNQTYLGTDSTLNIGPKGFTGEKYGGSTYWDTEAYCIPFYMATKEQKVARNLLEYRYNHLEKAIENAQKLGFSNGAALYPMVTMNGEECHNEWEITFEEIHRNGAIAFAIYNYYRYTGDYTYIPEMGLEVLIGIARFWQQRATFSSQKNKYVILGVTGPNEYENNVNNNWYTNYLAKWCINYTLAQIQKVKEGYSEDYHRIIGVTKLTKNETELWEKVASQMYFPFSKEHDIFLQQDGFLDKELISVADLPKSQRPINQKWSWDRILRSPYIKQADTLQGFYLFEDHFTLEQLEKHFDFYEPFTVHESSLSPCVHSIQASKLNRMEQAYTFYLRTSRLDLDDYNKEVEEGLHITSMAGTWMSIVEGFGGMRIVEDKLSFIPRIPKQWKAYSFKINFRKRIFKITITHQETIFELESNEDTSIRVNGKRVVISPNQPTKIKSNS from the coding sequence ATGAATCAAGAGTACATAAAGGCCACTGAATGGTCAATCATAGAAGAAGATTTTAACAAAGAACTCGTAAAATCTTCTGAGAGTTTATTTAGTATGGGTAACGGGGCTATGGGGCAACGTGCTAATTTCGAAGAAGCCTATACTGGTGAAACCTTTCAAGGAAGTTATATTGCAGGCGTTTATTACCCTGATAAAACGCGTGTAGGCTGGTGGAAAAATGGCTATCCTGAATATTTTGCAAAAGTATTAAATGCCCCCAATTGGATAGGGATTCATGTTGTTATCAACGGGGAAGTACTTGATTTAAACACATGTATATCAGTTTCAAAGTATAAGCGAGAATTAAACATGAAAGAGGGCTGGTACCAGCGTTCTTTTATAGCTGTTTTGCCTAATGCTGTAAAAATAGCGGTGAAAGCAACGCGTTTTTTGAGTTTAGATGTAAATGAAGTTGGGGCTATACAGTATGAAATAAAGGCTGTTGAATCGGATATTGAAATCATTTTTGAACCTTATTTAGATAGTGGAATTACGAATGAGGATAGTAATTGGGATGATAAATTTTGGAATACCACGGCAATTACCTCGGACGAAGCCCAAGCGTTTATCGAGGCCCATACAATGAAAACAAATTTTGCTACCTGCACTTTTATGCAATCGCAATTGTTTTTGAACCAAAAACAAATACTACAAAAGCCCAAGGTATCCAAGACAGATTTTAAGGTAAAACATGCGTATACGCAAAAATTAAAAAAAGGAGAAACGGCTGCCCTACATAAATTTGGCGGGTATACTGTAGATCGCAACCACAAGCCATCAGACTTAATCACTGCCGCAAAAAAGGTGTTAAAAAAAGCGAGTGAGCTTAATTTTGAGGGTTTATTAGAAAAGCAAAAAGAAGCTTGGGCCCAAATTTGGGAGATGAGTGATATCACCATCGAGGGTGATATAAAAGCGCAACAAGGAATCCGTTTTAATATCTTTCAACTAAATCAGACCTATTTAGGAACAGATTCTACCTTGAATATTGGTCCTAAAGGTTTTACGGGAGAAAAATATGGGGGTAGTACCTATTGGGATACCGAGGCCTATTGCATTCCATTTTACATGGCGACTAAGGAACAAAAAGTGGCTCGCAATCTATTAGAATATCGCTATAACCATCTAGAAAAAGCGATTGAAAATGCTCAAAAATTAGGTTTTTCGAACGGAGCAGCCTTATATCCAATGGTGACTATGAATGGTGAGGAATGCCATAATGAATGGGAAATTACCTTTGAAGAAATTCATAGAAACGGGGCTATTGCCTTTGCTATTTACAACTATTACCGCTACACGGGCGATTATACCTATATTCCAGAAATGGGCTTGGAGGTATTAATCGGAATAGCTCGTTTTTGGCAACAACGTGCTACGTTTTCAAGCCAAAAAAACAAATACGTAATTCTTGGCGTAACAGGACCCAACGAATATGAAAATAATGTAAATAATAACTGGTATACAAATTACTTAGCAAAATGGTGCATTAATTATACGTTAGCACAAATTCAGAAAGTAAAAGAAGGCTATTCAGAGGACTACCATAGAATAATAGGTGTTACGAAGCTGACAAAAAATGAAACAGAGCTATGGGAAAAGGTAGCTTCTCAAATGTATTTTCCGTTCTCTAAAGAGCATGATATATTTTTACAACAAGATGGTTTTTTAGATAAAGAACTAATTTCGGTTGCCGATTTACCAAAATCACAACGGCCTATTAATCAAAAATGGAGTTGGGATCGTATTTTGAGATCACCTTATATAAAACAAGCAGATACTTTACAAGGGTTTTACCTCTTTGAAGATCATTTTACCTTAGAGCAACTAGAAAAGCATTTTGATTTTTACGAACCCTTTACGGTGCACGAATCCTCATTGTCGCCATGTGTGCACAGCATTCAGGCTTCTAAATTAAATAGAATGGAACAGGCGTATACCTTCTATTTACGTACGTCTCGCTTAGATTTGGACGATTACAATAAAGAAGTGGAAGAGGGTTTGCACATCACTTCCATGGCAGGTACTTGGATGAGTATTGTAGAGGGTTTCGGCGGTATGCGCATTGTGGAGGATAAATTGTCTTTTATACCTCGAATTCCAAAACAATGGAAGGCCTATTCTTTTAAAATAAATTTCAGAAAACGGATTTTTAAAATTACCATTACCCACCAAGAAACTATTTTTGAGTTAGAGTCTAATGAAGATACGTCGATTAGAGTAAACGGAAAAAGAGTGGTGATTTCCCCTAATCAACCCACTAAAATTAAGTCGAATAGCTAA